Proteins co-encoded in one Cinclus cinclus chromosome 17, bCinCin1.1, whole genome shotgun sequence genomic window:
- the RANBP1 gene encoding ran-specific GTPase-activating protein isoform X2, with the protein MADTVEVHEEHDTSAENADDSNHDPQFEPIVSLPEQEIKTLEEDEEELFKMRAKLFRFASENDLPEWKERGTGDVKLLKHKEKGTIRLLMRRDKTLKICANHYITPLMELKPNAGSDRAWVWNTHADFADESPKPELLAIRFLNAENAQKFKAKFEECRNEVGKKAKKAGTDKNDSADKVAEKLEELSVKEESRESEKKETKEKTEEKQ; encoded by the exons gaagTACATGAGGAGCATGATACTTCTGCTGAAAATGCTGATGATTCTAACCACGATCCTCAGTTTGAGCCTATAGTTTCCCTTCCagagcaagaaataaaaactctggaagaggatgaggaagaaCTCTTTAAGAT GCGAGCAAAGCTCTTCCGGTTCGCATCTGAGAATGATCTTCCAGAATGGAAAGAACGAGGAACTGGTGATGTGAAACTCCTGAAAcacaaggagaagggaacaattCGCCTCCTCATGCGGAGGGATAAAACTCTAAAAATCTGTGCAAACCATTACA tCACGCCCTTAATGGAGCTGAAGCCTAACGCTGGGAGCGACAGGGCATGGGTGTGGAACACACATGCTGACTTTGCAGATGAAAGCCCCAAGCCCGAACTTCTGGCAATCCGATTTCTAAATGCAGAGA ATGCACAGAAATTCAAGGCAAAATTTGAAGAATGCAGGAACGAAGTAggcaagaaagcaaaaaaag CAGGCACAGACAAAAATGATAGTGCTGATAAAGTTGCTGAAAAACTAGAAGAGCTTTCTGTAAAGGAAGAGAGCAGAGAATCTGAGAAGAAAGAGACCAAGGAGAAAACTGAAGAGAAGCAATAA